In Agrobacterium sp. RAC06, a single window of DNA contains:
- a CDS encoding efflux RND transporter periplasmic adaptor subunit, protein MPTPLVTRQMGRLPPTSRKLPWLLAAVLPLLLASCSDEASEKAGYVPTVRVATAATVSDAVTVSGTGEVKPRVESVLSFKVSGRVIARDVGVGDRVKVGQVLARIDPTEQKADLAAAEAAIRARQATLRTAESYLNRRRTLTQTGALPQQQLDEAIQQYDSAVNDLDAAQANLASVQESLAQTELKADADGLITAVSIEPGEVVQPSSAAFKLAHDGELDAVFNVDESALTRDTPPESVEVALVDRPDIRAVAHIQEISPSVDRKLGTVRLKLSITDPPPEITLGSAIVAYAKLSEVGRISIPSQSLTSANGKPAVFVVDPATETVETRQIEVLRYDADRIIVANGLEPGDQFVVEGTQFLYPKQKVRTVQGDAQ, encoded by the coding sequence ATGCCCACCCCGTTGGTAACGCGCCAGATGGGTCGGTTGCCCCCGACGTCAAGAAAACTCCCATGGCTGCTGGCGGCAGTTCTGCCCCTCCTTCTCGCCTCCTGCAGCGACGAGGCGTCGGAAAAGGCCGGCTATGTGCCGACGGTGAGGGTCGCGACCGCAGCCACCGTGTCCGATGCCGTCACGGTCTCCGGTACCGGGGAGGTGAAGCCGAGGGTCGAAAGCGTCCTGTCCTTCAAGGTCAGCGGCCGCGTCATCGCCCGTGATGTCGGGGTCGGCGATCGGGTGAAGGTCGGTCAGGTGCTTGCCCGCATCGATCCGACGGAACAGAAGGCGGATCTGGCGGCGGCAGAAGCGGCCATCCGCGCCCGCCAAGCCACCTTGCGCACCGCCGAATCCTATCTCAACCGCCGTCGCACCCTGACACAGACAGGTGCTCTGCCACAGCAGCAGCTGGACGAGGCGATCCAGCAATATGATTCGGCAGTCAATGATCTCGATGCAGCACAGGCAAATCTCGCCAGCGTGCAGGAAAGCCTGGCTCAGACCGAGCTGAAAGCCGATGCCGATGGCCTCATCACGGCTGTGAGCATCGAGCCGGGAGAAGTCGTGCAGCCATCATCGGCCGCATTCAAGCTCGCCCATGATGGCGAGCTCGATGCTGTCTTCAACGTGGATGAAAGTGCCTTGACCAGGGACACGCCGCCTGAATCGGTCGAAGTCGCCCTTGTCGATCGGCCGGATATTCGCGCAGTCGCGCACATTCAGGAGATCAGCCCCTCGGTGGATCGCAAGCTCGGCACAGTACGACTGAAGCTGTCGATCACCGATCCGCCACCGGAGATCACGCTGGGTTCGGCAATTGTGGCCTATGCGAAGCTCTCGGAAGTGGGGCGAATATCCATTCCGTCCCAATCTTTGACCAGTGCCAACGGAAAGCCCGCAGTCTTCGTCGTCGATCCGGCCACGGAGACAGTCGAGACCCGTCAAATCGAGGTGCTGCGCTACGACGCCGACCGGATCATCGTCGCCAACGGGCTTGAACCCGGTGATCAGTTCGTCGTCGAGGGAACGCAGTTTCTCTATCCGAAACAAAAGGTTCGTACGGTTCAGGGAGACGCGCAATGA
- the cyoD gene encoding cytochrome o ubiquinol oxidase subunit IV — MSQHSIKPHGHNDHGHDSTGHDHGSYRSYLTGFVLAAILTIIPFAIVMSGGFESRVLTAVTVIAFAVVQVLVHMVYFLHMNTRSDEGWTMLSMIFTVIVVVIMIAGSVWVMYNLNTNMMPSMDHESFQGFGS, encoded by the coding sequence ATGTCGCAACACTCCATCAAGCCCCATGGCCACAACGACCATGGTCACGACAGCACCGGTCATGATCATGGCAGCTACCGGTCATACCTGACCGGCTTCGTGCTGGCCGCGATCCTGACGATCATTCCCTTTGCGATTGTCATGAGCGGTGGCTTCGAAAGCCGCGTCTTGACCGCGGTGACCGTGATCGCCTTCGCTGTCGTCCAGGTTCTCGTCCACATGGTCTACTTCCTGCACATGAACACCCGGTCGGACGAAGGCTGGACCATGCTGTCGATGATCTTCACTGTCATCGTCGTGGTGATCATGATCGCTGGCTCCGTCTGGGTCATGTACAACCTCAACACCAACATGATGCCATCAATGGATCACGAGAGCTTCCAGGGCTTCGGCTCCTGA
- the cyoC gene encoding cytochrome o ubiquinol oxidase subunit III — protein sequence MVSTVTQTDTPAVYWETEPHHHPEGASTRLGFWIYLMSDCLMFAVLFAVFAVVGQSYAAGPGPKALFELNLIAINTGFLLVSSITFGFAMLAMYEGRQARMQIWLAITLLLGIAFLALEIYEFHHLIELGAGPQRSAFLSAFFALVGTHGLHVLFGCIWLVTLMIQVNQKGLIPANTRRMECLSMFWHFLDVIWIGVFTFVYLLGMI from the coding sequence ATCGTGAGCACCGTCACCCAAACCGATACGCCTGCCGTCTATTGGGAAACCGAGCCGCATCACCATCCGGAAGGCGCGTCGACGCGGCTCGGCTTCTGGATCTACCTGATGAGCGACTGCCTGATGTTTGCAGTCCTCTTCGCGGTCTTCGCCGTGGTCGGCCAGAGCTATGCGGCCGGTCCCGGCCCAAAGGCGCTCTTCGAGCTGAACCTGATTGCGATCAACACTGGCTTCCTGCTGGTCTCCTCGATCACTTTCGGCTTCGCCATGCTCGCCATGTATGAGGGCAGGCAGGCCCGCATGCAGATCTGGCTTGCCATCACTCTCCTGCTCGGCATCGCCTTCCTGGCGCTCGAGATCTACGAGTTTCATCACCTGATCGAGCTCGGCGCTGGTCCGCAGCGCTCGGCCTTCCTCTCGGCCTTCTTCGCGCTGGTCGGCACGCACGGCCTGCACGTGCTGTTCGGCTGCATCTGGCTTGTCACGCTGATGATCCAGGTCAATCAGAAAGGCCTGATCCCTGCCAACACCCGACGCATGGAATGCTTGAGCATGTTCTGGCACTTCCTCGATGTCATCTGGATCGGGGTCTTCACCTTCGTTTATCTTCTGGGGATGATCTGA
- the cyoB gene encoding cytochrome o ubiquinol oxidase subunit I, which yields MATIDHSTTLLLGRLNWSAIPSDPIVLATFVVVAVGGAATVGALTYYRLWGYLWREWLTSVDHKKIGIMYIILALVMLVRGFADAIMMRLQQVLAFNGSEGYLNAHHYDQIFTAHGVIMIFFVAMPFVTGLMNYVVPLQIGARDVSFPFLNNFSFWMTVGGAVLVMASLFVGEFAQTGWLAFPPLSGIGYSPWVGVDYYIWGLQIAGVGTTLSGINLLVTIVKMRAPGMTLMRMPVFTWTALCTNILIVASFPVLTMTLILLTLDRYVGTNFFTNDLGGNPMMYINLIWIWGHPEVYILILPLFGVFSEITSTFSGKRLFGYSSMVYATVCITILSYVVWLHHFFTMGSGASVNAFFGITTMIISVPTGAKIFNWLFTMYKGRVRFDLPMMWTVAFMLTFTIGGMTGVLLAVPPADFVLHNSLFLVAHFHNVIIGGVLFGCFAAIAYWWPKAFGFQLNVFWGKVSFWSWVSGFWLAFMPLYVLGLMGVTRRMRVFDDPDLRIWFILAALGAVLIAVGIAAFFIQIAVSIWNRKDNMDVTGDPWDGRTLEWATSSPPPAYNFAFTPVVHDLDAWHDMKQVGQTRPKAPYLPIHMPRYTGSGVMISALATLCGFALVWYIWWLAAVSFLAIIAVSIAHTFNYDRDYYVPVDEVERVEKARERELASVGAQQS from the coding sequence ATGGCTACGATAGACCATTCCACCACGCTTCTTCTCGGTCGCCTCAATTGGAGTGCGATCCCGTCGGACCCGATCGTGCTTGCAACCTTCGTTGTGGTTGCGGTCGGGGGCGCTGCAACGGTGGGCGCGCTGACCTATTACCGCCTTTGGGGCTATCTCTGGCGGGAATGGCTGACCTCTGTCGATCACAAGAAGATCGGCATCATGTATATAATTCTGGCGTTGGTCATGCTGGTGCGAGGCTTCGCCGATGCCATCATGATGCGCCTTCAGCAGGTGCTCGCCTTCAATGGCTCGGAGGGCTATCTTAACGCCCATCACTATGACCAGATCTTCACCGCCCACGGCGTGATCATGATCTTCTTCGTGGCGATGCCCTTCGTCACGGGACTGATGAACTACGTCGTGCCGCTGCAGATCGGCGCGCGAGACGTCTCGTTCCCCTTCCTCAACAACTTCTCCTTCTGGATGACCGTCGGCGGTGCCGTGCTTGTCATGGCCTCACTCTTCGTCGGTGAGTTCGCGCAGACCGGCTGGCTTGCCTTCCCGCCACTGTCGGGCATCGGCTACAGTCCGTGGGTCGGGGTCGATTACTATATCTGGGGCCTCCAGATCGCCGGGGTTGGAACGACGCTGTCCGGCATCAACCTGCTCGTCACCATCGTCAAGATGCGTGCCCCGGGCATGACCCTGATGCGCATGCCGGTCTTCACCTGGACGGCACTCTGCACCAACATCCTCATCGTCGCCTCCTTCCCGGTTTTGACGATGACGCTGATCCTCCTGACGCTTGATCGCTACGTGGGAACGAACTTCTTCACGAATGATCTCGGCGGCAACCCGATGATGTATATCAACCTCATCTGGATCTGGGGTCACCCGGAAGTCTACATCCTCATCCTGCCGCTCTTCGGCGTCTTCTCGGAGATCACCTCGACCTTTTCCGGCAAGCGTCTATTCGGCTACAGCTCGATGGTCTATGCCACCGTCTGCATCACGATCCTGAGCTATGTCGTCTGGCTGCACCACTTCTTCACCATGGGCTCGGGCGCCTCGGTGAACGCCTTCTTCGGCATCACCACCATGATCATCTCGGTGCCCACGGGGGCCAAGATCTTCAACTGGCTCTTCACCATGTATAAGGGCAGGGTGCGCTTCGATCTGCCGATGATGTGGACGGTCGCCTTCATGCTGACCTTCACCATCGGTGGCATGACCGGCGTACTTCTTGCTGTCCCGCCGGCAGACTTCGTCCTGCACAACTCGCTCTTCCTGGTGGCGCACTTCCACAACGTCATCATCGGCGGTGTGTTGTTCGGCTGCTTTGCGGCGATCGCCTATTGGTGGCCCAAGGCTTTCGGCTTCCAGCTTAATGTCTTCTGGGGCAAGGTCTCCTTCTGGAGCTGGGTCAGCGGCTTCTGGCTCGCCTTCATGCCGCTCTACGTGCTCGGCCTGATGGGGGTCACCCGCCGCATGCGCGTCTTTGATGATCCGGATCTCAGGATATGGTTCATTCTGGCAGCGCTGGGCGCCGTGCTGATCGCTGTCGGCATCGCCGCCTTCTTCATCCAGATCGCAGTCTCGATCTGGAACCGGAAGGACAACATGGATGTCACCGGCGACCCCTGGGATGGTCGCACGCTCGAATGGGCGACGTCCTCCCCGCCGCCGGCATACAACTTCGCCTTCACGCCTGTCGTCCACGATCTCGACGCCTGGCACGACATGAAGCAGGTTGGCCAGACACGCCCGAAGGCACCCTATCTGCCGATCCACATGCCGCGTTACACCGGCTCAGGCGTCATGATCTCCGCGCTTGCCACGCTCTGCGGCTTCGCGCTGGTCTGGTACATCTGGTGGCTGGCGGCCGTGTCCTTCCTCGCGATCATCGCCGTGTCGATCGCCCATACCTTCAACTACGATCGGGACTATTACGTCCCCGTCGACGAGGTCGAGCGTGTCGAAAAGGCGCGTGAGCGCGAACTGGCAAGCGTAGGAGCGCAACAATCGTGA
- a CDS encoding efflux RND transporter permease subunit, with amino-acid sequence MNSKFNLSEWALRHKSLVWYFMILSTVAGIMAYFNLGREEDPEFTIKTMLIQAQWPGASVDEMTSQVTDRIEKKLQELESLDYTKSINAPGQATIYVNLLENTKAADVSQTWVKVRNMINDIVPNLPQGVVGPFFIDSFGDVYGNIYAFTADGLTQRQLRDYLEAARTEILAVPNVGKVDLIGAQDEVIYLEFSTRRMAALGITQQQIVETLQNQNAVVASGTLRTASESISMRVSGQFSTEDDLRKVNLRVNDRFFRLSDVATITRGYVDPQQALFRVNGEPAIGLAIGMKPGSNLLEFGEALSERMEKVTANLPIGIGIHHVADQAVVVDEAVGGFTKALFEAIAIVLVVSFISLGARAGLVVALSIPLVLAITFVAMEYLGISLQRISLGALIIALGLLVDDAMIAIEMMVSKLEQGEPLSKAAIAVWTSTAFPMLTGTLVTVASFIPVGLNDSAAGEFTFSLFVVIAVALIVSWIVAVLFAPVLGVLILPAKMERHHEQKGRVAQMFSRILAACMHRPKMTVAATFGVFLLSVYGMGFVQQQFFPASDRPELIVDWTGRQNSTLAQTKADMDEFEAAYLANDDSIDHWTSYVGQGAKRFVLSFDVQPSAPYFGQMVIVTKSIEAREALKEKLKAVAADGYPGTDILVKEMELGPPVGRPIQYRVSGPDPEKVREYAAGLAAVIGTEPRLGRIVFDWMEPARTVKVDVLQDKARLLGVSSSDIATALNNMAGGSTMTQLRDSIYLINVVGRAPGDERQSVETLRNLQLPGGDGQSVPLASIATFSYGMEQPVIWRRDRSPTITLKAAITDATQPATIDAALKGKVETFAADLPAGYHVAVGGSVESSAKSQAPIAAVVPLMLLTMTTILMFQLQSFQRLFMVVIVAPLGLIGVVAALLPSGAPLGFVAILGVLALIGILIRNSVILVVEIDTLQRNGRHAWDAVREATEHRMRPIMLTAAAASLALIPIASEIFWGPMAFAMMGGIIVGTVLTLLFLPALYLIWFRIKEPSVTA; translated from the coding sequence ATGAACAGCAAATTCAATCTTTCCGAATGGGCACTGCGGCACAAGTCGCTCGTCTGGTATTTCATGATCCTCTCCACGGTTGCGGGGATCATGGCCTATTTCAATCTCGGACGGGAAGAAGATCCCGAATTCACGATCAAGACGATGCTGATCCAGGCCCAGTGGCCGGGAGCATCGGTCGACGAAATGACCAGTCAGGTCACCGATCGGATCGAGAAGAAACTGCAGGAACTCGAATCCCTCGACTACACCAAGAGCATCAATGCGCCGGGACAGGCGACGATCTACGTCAACCTTCTCGAGAACACGAAGGCGGCGGACGTCAGCCAGACCTGGGTCAAGGTCCGGAACATGATCAATGACATCGTTCCCAACCTCCCTCAGGGTGTGGTCGGTCCCTTTTTCATCGACAGCTTCGGTGATGTCTATGGCAATATCTATGCCTTCACGGCGGACGGACTGACACAGCGACAGCTCCGGGACTATCTGGAAGCGGCAAGAACCGAGATCCTTGCCGTTCCCAATGTCGGTAAGGTCGATCTCATCGGCGCTCAGGACGAAGTGATCTATCTGGAATTCTCCACCCGGCGTATGGCCGCGCTCGGCATCACCCAGCAACAGATCGTCGAGACACTGCAGAACCAGAACGCCGTCGTCGCATCAGGCACTCTGCGCACCGCGTCCGAGAGCATCAGCATGCGCGTCTCAGGTCAGTTCTCCACCGAAGACGATCTGAGAAAGGTCAACCTTCGCGTCAACGACCGCTTCTTTCGACTGAGCGATGTCGCGACCATCACGCGCGGCTATGTCGACCCGCAACAGGCGTTGTTCCGGGTCAATGGCGAGCCGGCGATCGGTCTTGCGATCGGCATGAAGCCGGGCTCCAACCTGCTCGAATTCGGCGAAGCCCTGTCCGAGAGGATGGAAAAGGTAACCGCCAACCTGCCCATCGGCATTGGCATTCATCATGTGGCCGATCAGGCAGTTGTCGTCGACGAGGCGGTCGGCGGTTTCACCAAGGCCCTCTTCGAGGCGATCGCCATCGTTCTCGTCGTCAGCTTCATAAGTCTCGGCGCCAGAGCCGGGCTCGTGGTCGCTCTGTCGATCCCGCTGGTCCTCGCCATCACCTTCGTCGCCATGGAGTATCTGGGCATCTCCCTCCAGCGCATTTCGCTGGGTGCATTGATCATCGCGCTCGGCCTCCTGGTCGACGATGCCATGATCGCCATCGAGATGATGGTGTCCAAGCTTGAACAGGGCGAACCCCTGTCCAAGGCAGCGATAGCGGTTTGGACCTCGACGGCGTTTCCGATGCTGACCGGCACCCTGGTCACCGTCGCGAGTTTCATTCCCGTCGGTCTAAACGACAGCGCCGCCGGCGAGTTCACCTTCTCGCTCTTCGTCGTCATTGCCGTTGCCCTGATCGTTTCCTGGATTGTGGCCGTTCTCTTCGCGCCGGTTCTCGGGGTGCTGATCCTTCCGGCAAAGATGGAGCGGCATCATGAGCAGAAGGGCAGGGTTGCCCAGATGTTCTCGCGCATTCTGGCGGCTTGCATGCATCGGCCGAAGATGACGGTCGCCGCCACATTCGGCGTCTTCCTCCTCTCCGTCTATGGCATGGGCTTCGTCCAGCAGCAGTTCTTCCCAGCATCGGATCGTCCGGAGCTGATCGTCGATTGGACCGGGCGGCAGAACTCCACGCTGGCCCAGACCAAGGCCGACATGGATGAATTCGAGGCCGCCTACCTCGCCAATGACGACAGTATCGACCACTGGACGTCCTATGTTGGGCAAGGCGCCAAGCGTTTCGTTCTCTCATTCGACGTGCAGCCGTCGGCCCCATATTTCGGCCAGATGGTCATCGTGACAAAGAGCATCGAAGCCCGTGAGGCTCTCAAGGAAAAGCTGAAGGCGGTTGCCGCAGATGGCTATCCGGGTACGGACATTCTGGTCAAGGAAATGGAGCTTGGGCCGCCGGTCGGTCGGCCGATCCAGTACCGCGTCAGCGGCCCGGATCCGGAAAAGGTGCGCGAATACGCAGCCGGACTTGCAGCCGTCATCGGCACGGAGCCACGTCTCGGTCGCATCGTCTTCGACTGGATGGAGCCGGCTCGCACCGTCAAGGTCGATGTGCTTCAAGACAAGGCCCGCCTTCTCGGCGTGAGCTCGAGCGATATCGCGACGGCGCTCAACAATATGGCCGGTGGCTCCACCATGACCCAGCTGCGCGACAGTATCTATCTGATCAACGTTGTTGGCCGTGCGCCGGGCGACGAGCGTCAGTCTGTTGAAACACTCCGCAATCTGCAGCTACCCGGCGGTGATGGCCAGTCCGTACCGCTCGCCTCCATCGCCACCTTCTCCTACGGCATGGAGCAGCCCGTGATCTGGCGTCGTGATCGCAGTCCGACGATCACGCTGAAAGCTGCCATTACCGATGCCACGCAGCCGGCCACCATTGATGCGGCCTTGAAGGGCAAGGTCGAAACCTTTGCCGCCGATCTTCCTGCGGGTTATCATGTCGCGGTCGGCGGCTCGGTCGAAAGCAGCGCCAAAAGCCAGGCACCGATTGCGGCCGTCGTGCCGCTGATGCTTCTGACCATGACGACGATCCTCATGTTCCAGCTGCAGAGCTTCCAGCGCCTTTTCATGGTGGTGATTGTCGCCCCGCTCGGACTGATCGGTGTTGTCGCAGCCCTCCTGCCCAGCGGGGCGCCTCTCGGCTTCGTTGCCATTCTCGGCGTCTTGGCCCTGATCGGTATCCTCATCCGAAACTCGGTCATCCTCGTGGTCGAGATCGATACGCTGCAACGCAACGGCCGGCATGCCTGGGACGCCGTACGCGAGGCCACCGAGCACCGCATGCGACCGATCATGCTGACGGCTGCCGCAGCCAGTCTCGCGCTCATCCCCATCGCCTCTGAGATCTTCTGGGGGCCAATGGCTTTCGCGATGATGGGCGGCATCATTGTCGGTACGGTGCTGACGCTGCTTTTCCTGCCGGCGCTTTATCTGATCTGGTTCCGGATCAAGGAGCCCTCGGTCACAGCCTGA
- a CDS encoding TetR/AcrR family transcriptional regulator, protein METFAANGFEQTSLRAIAATAGVDVALISYRYGSKMGLWQAIVTEVARETVELLEAAIARAQDRPQAERVDFISSEVVDVIWRRTHFSRIMFSEIIQSRDEERKDFIEEALAKPFLEVVYPFVQSSLEAAGQKRPFDIKLGMMASIALAGLLSSTREFTGRFVEVARHDEMLQYQVKQIIKSMWTGPANNAVPTPQAAGTKGS, encoded by the coding sequence ATGGAGACCTTTGCGGCAAATGGTTTCGAGCAGACATCACTGCGCGCAATCGCAGCGACCGCAGGTGTCGACGTCGCGCTGATATCCTACCGCTACGGATCAAAAATGGGCCTTTGGCAGGCGATCGTGACCGAAGTGGCGCGCGAAACCGTGGAATTGCTCGAGGCAGCGATTGCTCGGGCCCAAGACCGCCCGCAAGCAGAGCGTGTCGATTTCATCAGTTCCGAAGTCGTGGACGTGATCTGGCGGCGAACACATTTTTCGAGAATTATGTTTTCGGAAATCATTCAAAGCCGGGACGAGGAACGAAAGGATTTCATCGAGGAGGCCTTGGCGAAGCCATTTCTCGAAGTCGTCTATCCTTTCGTGCAGTCAAGCCTTGAGGCGGCGGGGCAGAAGCGTCCGTTCGATATCAAACTGGGCATGATGGCGTCGATCGCGCTTGCGGGACTCTTGAGTTCAACGCGCGAGTTCACCGGCCGCTTCGTGGAGGTGGCGAGACATGACGAAATGCTGCAATACCAGGTGAAGCAGATCATCAAGAGCATGTGGACCGGCCCCGCTAACAACGCGGTGCCCACCCCTCAAGCAGCTGGAACGAAGGGATCCTGA
- a CDS encoding SURF1 family protein has translation MTRAGRPWWIIGLGTLAIALLLGLGVWQLQRLQWKTALIERVEAGLLAPPVSAPGPNDWAAVSFDTAEYRRVEVQGRYLPGDDILVKAVTARGSGFWVMSPFETLEGWRLFVNRGFVPDDRTSPADRQRPAGEPEVTGLLRLTQPGGAFLRDNDPANGRWFSRDTFAMAGTLGLGDVAPYFIDSDERGDALPIGGLTVVSFPNKHFGYAMTWFGLAAVFAYLLYRATGPGEPHR, from the coding sequence ATGACGCGAGCGGGCCGACCATGGTGGATCATCGGGCTCGGCACGCTCGCCATCGCCCTGCTCCTCGGGCTGGGCGTCTGGCAGCTCCAGCGTCTTCAGTGGAAAACGGCACTCATAGAACGGGTCGAAGCGGGGCTTCTTGCCCCGCCGGTCTCTGCGCCCGGTCCTAATGACTGGGCTGCCGTCTCCTTCGACACCGCGGAATATCGCCGCGTCGAGGTACAAGGCCGCTATCTTCCGGGCGACGATATCCTCGTCAAGGCCGTTACGGCCCGCGGGTCCGGTTTCTGGGTCATGTCGCCTTTCGAAACGCTCGAAGGGTGGCGGCTCTTCGTCAACAGAGGCTTCGTACCTGATGATCGCACGTCGCCGGCAGATCGTCAGCGACCTGCTGGCGAGCCCGAGGTGACGGGGCTTTTGCGGCTCACCCAACCCGGCGGCGCCTTTTTGCGGGACAATGATCCCGCCAATGGCCGCTGGTTCTCTCGCGACACCTTTGCGATGGCCGGTACGCTCGGGCTAGGTGACGTGGCGCCCTATTTCATCGATTCTGACGAACGCGGCGACGCACTCCCGATTGGCGGGCTGACCGTCGTCTCCTTCCCGAACAAGCATTTCGGCTATGCCATGACATGGTTCGGTCTGGCTGCCGTCTTTGCCTATCTGCTTTACCGTGCAACGGGACCCGGCGAACCACACCGCTGA
- the hutC gene encoding histidine utilization repressor, whose translation MSDDQPGFALPEERQDTPLYEQMKAEIKARIERGEWPINYRIPSENELVEMLGVSRMTAHRALRELANEGVIVRVQGRGSFVAPKKRRANVSDVRNIAEEIAERGGEHSVEIVLMQAEVCDHDLADRLEVEAGTSAFHSVIVHKEDDLPIQLEDRFVHAELAPAYLDQDFLAMTPNAYLSGIAPISRAEQFVEAVLPQPWECRLLAIARSEPCLLVRRRTWSGDRLVTSVRLLYPGSRYSLESSY comes from the coding sequence ATGTCCGACGACCAGCCAGGCTTTGCACTCCCCGAGGAACGGCAGGATACGCCGCTCTACGAGCAGATGAAGGCCGAGATCAAGGCGCGGATTGAGCGTGGCGAATGGCCGATCAATTACCGCATTCCCTCCGAGAACGAGCTGGTCGAGATGCTGGGGGTCAGCCGGATGACGGCGCATCGGGCGCTCAGGGAACTGGCCAACGAAGGCGTCATCGTGCGTGTCCAGGGGCGAGGCTCCTTCGTTGCGCCGAAGAAGCGCCGGGCCAATGTCAGCGACGTGCGCAACATCGCCGAGGAGATCGCCGAGCGCGGCGGCGAGCATTCCGTAGAGATCGTGCTGATGCAGGCGGAAGTTTGCGATCACGATCTGGCGGACAGGCTGGAAGTGGAGGCCGGCACATCAGCCTTTCATTCGGTCATCGTGCACAAGGAGGACGACCTGCCGATCCAGCTCGAGGATCGCTTCGTCCATGCGGAGCTTGCGCCCGCCTATCTCGATCAGGATTTCCTGGCGATGACGCCGAATGCCTATCTGAGCGGTATCGCGCCGATTTCGCGTGCCGAGCAGTTCGTTGAGGCGGTACTTCCACAGCCCTGGGAATGCCGGCTGCTGGCCATCGCAAGGTCCGAACCCTGTCTTCTGGTGCGGCGTCGGACCTGGTCCGGCGACCGGCTGGTGACATCCGTTCGGCTTCTCTATCCGGGTAGCCGCTACAGTCTCGAAAGTTCTTATTGA
- a CDS encoding efflux RND transporter periplasmic adaptor subunit — MKQVKAIAFLCLAVVALSSCSEAEEQAAPQERPALSVIAGPRASEPGSTFTGTVEAKLNVDIGFRLLGRVTARMVDVGDVVRAGEVLMTLDTTSLQLAVRQAEADLASANAKLDLAQVNASRQATLLRTQATTRERLEEAEQTAEAAEATVRQKEADLTKAREQTTYATVVAQTDGVVSAVSAEVGQVVAAGQSAVTIARLEALDAVIDVPDTLKALQLPDTEYEVTLLSNPQIKAQGRVREVAPEADGATRTRRTKLALSAPDKAFRLGSTVVARPIAAVATAIWLPETAMGADQSGGAFVWVIDPASGAVARRPVEAEKADGGGYDIVSGLQAGERVVSAGVNSLTENQIVSFTDEIAR; from the coding sequence ATGAAGCAAGTGAAAGCAATTGCATTTCTGTGCCTTGCGGTCGTTGCGCTGAGTTCCTGCAGCGAGGCCGAAGAACAGGCCGCGCCGCAGGAGCGTCCGGCTCTCTCGGTCATCGCCGGGCCGCGCGCGAGTGAGCCTGGATCGACCTTCACCGGGACCGTCGAGGCCAAGCTGAATGTCGACATCGGCTTTCGTCTGCTCGGTCGGGTCACCGCGCGCATGGTCGATGTCGGCGATGTCGTTCGTGCCGGCGAGGTTCTGATGACGCTCGACACGACCAGCCTTCAGCTCGCTGTCCGCCAGGCCGAAGCAGATCTTGCATCCGCAAATGCCAAACTCGATCTGGCGCAGGTCAATGCCAGCCGTCAGGCGACACTTCTGAGAACCCAGGCGACCACGCGTGAGCGACTGGAAGAAGCCGAGCAGACCGCGGAAGCCGCCGAGGCGACTGTCCGGCAAAAGGAAGCCGATCTGACGAAAGCGCGTGAGCAGACAACCTATGCCACTGTCGTCGCACAAACCGATGGTGTCGTTTCGGCCGTTAGCGCGGAAGTCGGACAGGTCGTTGCAGCCGGTCAATCGGCCGTGACGATCGCCCGGCTGGAGGCCCTCGATGCTGTCATCGATGTCCCCGACACGCTGAAGGCGCTTCAACTGCCCGACACGGAATACGAGGTCACCCTCCTGTCGAACCCGCAAATCAAGGCACAAGGTCGCGTGCGGGAGGTCGCACCCGAGGCTGATGGCGCAACCCGGACGCGGCGAACCAAGCTTGCGCTTTCTGCCCCGGACAAAGCGTTTCGCCTCGGCAGCACCGTGGTCGCGAGACCAATCGCAGCCGTCGCCACCGCCATCTGGCTGCCTGAAACGGCCATGGGTGCCGATCAGTCAGGCGGCGCATTTGTCTGGGTCATCGACCCGGCCAGCGGTGCCGTGGCGCGTCGGCCTGTCGAAGCCGAAAAGGCCGATGGCGGCGGCTATGACATTGTTTCGGGATTGCAGGCCGGAGAGCGCGTGGTCAGCGCCGGCGTGAACTCCCTCACCGAAAATCAGATCGTTTCCTTCACCGACGAGATCGCCCGATGA